In Francisella orientalis FNO12, the sequence CAGAGCGCTGAGGTACCCAGTAATTAAAAAAGTTTAGGTAAAGCTCAGATAATCCACAGCAAGAAAGTATAAAAGTAATAATACCAACAGTTTTAACAGTAAACATTAAATAGCCTAGACTTTCTTGTTTCCTTTTTAGAAGCAGGATTCTAACAAAATCAATAAGTAAAAAAGGTAAAACAAAGCCAATAATCCCAAAAATGGCTAGTATAAAACTAGATATATATGCTCCGACAGGGCCGGCGTAGTTTTTGATTGTAGTTTCAGAAGATATACTGCTCCAACCAGGATCATTTATGTTAAAGCTAAATAGTGCTATGAAAAGATATATTATTATAGCAGTTAATATAACTACAAGAGTTATCTTTAGTCTACCTACTGCATGATTTGTTTTATTTATATTATTGTCAGCCATGATTTTGTAAAATGTTTAAAAATTAATGATAAAAACCAATTCACAATTCTAACAAAAAAAACTCTAAAAATGTTAGACTATACTACTAAATTATTAAGCTTAACGTTTTAAAGGGGCAAGATTTGGCTAGATTTCATATTATATTGGGGTTTGTAGTTTGTTTCTTTGCTTGGATATTCTTTTTAATATTTCCTCATTTAGATATACAGATAGCAAATTATTTTTATGATTCATCTATGCATCAGTTTATTGGTGGATATGATGGTTTTTTAGGATTTTTGCATTGGTTTGCAAGGTTTTTTCCGATATTTTTTTCTATAGGAGTAATTTTATTCTTAATAGGTTCTCTATTTATAGATAAATTTAAGATTAAGTATAGAAAGGCTATTTTTTTTATTGCAGTATGCTTATGGATTGGTCCTGGATTGATTGTTAACTATGTGTTTAAAGATCATTGGGGTAGGCCTAGACCTGTTATGGTGCAAGAATTCAATAGTGATAAGGTTTTCCAACCACCATTTGTAATATCATCACAATGTGATAAAAATTGTTCTTTTGTTAGTGGTGATCCATCAATGGGCTTTTGGTTGTTTGCATTTATGCCATTAGTAGCTACACGTAGAAAAAAAGCCATTGTATTCGCAGCTACAATCTTTGCTGGGGGAGGTTTAGGACTAATGAGAATAGCTCAGGGGGGGCATTTTTTTAGTGATGTGGTATTCTGTGGCATATTTGTCTATATATGCACATGGATCGTTTATACGATTATGTATCGGGAAAAATAACATTGATTTATATATTGTAAACATACATAATTGAAAATTGAAGATATTGATTGGAGCAGTATTATGGATTTAGGTTTTATTTTTATGGCAGAGGTTTGGAATATTTAGAAATTAGAAAATTGTCTCTAATGCTCTATCTACTCCAATCGCTTTTAAAATCTTAAATTTTCTGGATATCAATCTTAGTTATGAAGAGCAAGTTATTACTTTTGGCTCTTTGAATTTTTAATAATGCCTTTGGGAGAAGAATAGTAGATGTCACAAAAGCTCAAACGTGGATTACATACTCGACATATGTCAATGATAGCCTTAGGTGGCTGTATAGGTACAGGCTTATTTGTAGCACTTGGTGGAGCCATAGTAGATGCAGGACCTGGTGGTACAGTTCTAGCATATATTATAATTGCTGTAATGGTTTATTTTTTGATGGCTAGTCTTGGTGAAATGGCTGCTCATAGTCCTGTTAGTGGAACATTTTGCGAATATGCTACTCGTTATGTCGATCCTGCTTTGGGTTTCAGTACAGGTTGGAGTTATTGGTTTAATTGGGCGATAACTGTAGCAACAGAAGTAATTGCAGCTGCGATAATTATACAATACTGGTTTCCAGGAAGCTCTATATTATTATGGAGTGCATTTTTCTTTGTACTCGTATTTGCTTTGAATATATTCTCAGTGAAGGTATACGGTGAAGTCGAGTATTGGTTATCATTTATTAAAGTTTCAACGGTTATTATATTTATTATAGTTGGTTTCTTATCGATTCTTGGTATGATTGGAAATCATGGCAGTGTAGGTTTTGAAAATTGGTGTATAGGCGATGCACCATTTCATAATGGCTGGTGGGGATTTATCTCTGTGTTTATGATTGCGGGATTTTCATTTCAAGGAAGTGAGCTTATAGGTGTGGCAGCTGGTGAAGCTAAAGATCCTGATACGTCTATTCCTAAGGCTATTAAACAAACTTTTTGGCGTTTGTTTATATTTTATATATTAGCAGTAGTAATAATAAGCTTTTTGATTCCTTACAATAATCCTTCTTTGATACAGTCTAGGGCTGGTGATGATATTTCGGTTAGTCCGTTTACGATTGTTTTTGAGAGCGTTGGCTTAAGCTCAGCAGCTACTATTATGAATGTGATTATTCTTACAGCGATAATATCTGCATGTAATGCTAGTATGTATAGTGCAACTAGAGTTTTGTGGCATTTAGGTAAGATTAAGCAAGCACCGCAATTTTTTGCAACTACTAATTCAAAAGGTATGCCAATGATCGCTCTTTTAATTACAGCTTTGATTGGTAGTTCATTCTTTTTTGTATCATTTGTTGGTAGTGGACAAATATTTACATGGTTAGTTAATGTATCGAGCTTAGCTGGATTTATAGCTTGGTTTACAATTGCTTTGAGTCACTATCGTTTTAGAAGAGCATATATTAAACAAGGTAAGAGTCTAAGTGACTTACCTTTTGTAGCCAAGTTTTTTCCTTGGGCACCTATTATTGCATTAATCTTGGTTTCTGTTGTTATAGTTGGACAAGGTGTAACTATGCTGACAATGGAAGGTAGAAGTTGGTCGAGTGTTATAATTGAGTTTCTATCAACTTATGTAGGTTTCTTTGCATTTGTGATACTATATTTTGCATATAAGTTTATTAAAAAGACGAAACTGATAAAATTAGAGGATTGTGATCTTTCAGGAGAGTAATAGTTTTAGTTATTATGAACACTTTTTTTATTCAAGGTAAGGCCGGCCGGATTGAAGCAGCTTATGATAAAGTCAAAGATGTTAGTCAAGAAGTCGTGGCTGTAGTGTGTCACCCTCATCCATTATATCAAGGTAGTATGCACAATAAGGTTGTAACTACTATCTCTAGAGCTATGAAAACACTTGACATTGAGTCATATAGATTTAACTATAGAGGAGTTGGAGATAGTCAAGGTGAGTATGGTGAGGGAGATGGTGAGTTAGAGGATCTGATTTCTGTCTGTGATTGGATTAGGGAAAATACCAATTTTAAAAAAATTATATTGTGTGGATTTTCATTTGGTGGTGTCATAGCATATATGAGTTTAAATAAGATAGATGATGTTGTGGGTTTAATAACTATAGCGCCAGCAGTTGATAGATTTGATTTGACTAAATTTGATGAGCCTAAGAATCTTCCATGGTTAGTCATTCAAGGTATAGATGATGATACTGTAAACCCTAATTCTGTTTTTGATTTTACTCTTAAAACAGTTAAATCTGAGTTGACATTGGTTAAAATGACCGAGGTTGGGCATTTTTTTCATGGTAAGCTTATACAGTTAAAAGATGAAATAGAAAAATTTCTTATACCAATTGTAGATAAACTATAAAACAAAAAGGACCAAAGCAAATGAATAGAAATGTAGCACTAGAAGCAGTAAGAGTTACTGAGCTAGCGGCTCTAGCATCATGGAGCCAGATGGGTAGGGGTGATAAAATTGCTGCAGACCAAGCAGCAGTCGATGCAATGAGAAAAGCATTAAGTGAAGTAGCAATCGATGGTACTGTTGTTATTGGTGAAGGTGAATTAGATGAAGCACCGATGTTGTATATAGGTGAGAAAGTAGGTTCAGGTGGTTGTGAAGTGGATATAGCTCTAGATCCACTAGAAGGTACGACTATAACATCCAAAGGTGGTCCAAATGCTCTTACTGTCTTAGCAGTAGCTGATAAGGGTGGATTCTTAAATGCGCCTGATGTATATATGCAAAAAATTGCAGTTGGCGGTATTGGAGCTCCTAAAGGTATTGTCGACTTAGATGATTCTGTCACAGAAAATTTAAGAAGAGTTGCTGAGTTTAAGGGTGTGTATATGTCGGCACTAGTTGTTTGTACTATGGATAGACCTCGTCATGCACATATTATCAAAGAAGCACGTGAAAGCGGTGCTAGAGTTGTTCTTATCGATGATGGTGATGTATCAGGAGTTATCTCTACAGCTACAGAAGGCTCGGGTATAGATGTTTTTATAGGCACTGGAGGAGCTCCTGAAGGAGTCCTTTCTGCAGCAGCTCTTAAGTGTCTAGGTGGTCAAATGCAAGCTAGATTAGAATTTAATAGTGATGAAGAGATTCAAAGAGCTCATAGATTAGGCATAACAGATCTTGATAAAAAATATGATATTGATGATTTAGCATCTGGTGATATCGTTTTTGCGGCAACAGGTGTTACAGATGGTAATATGCTTAGGGGTGTTAAGAGGGTTAATAGTACTCGCAGAGGCTCATATGCAGTTACTCATAGTGTAGTTATGCGTTCAACAACTAAAACAGTTAGACATATTACCGCAGAGCATAGCTTTGATTTTAAAGATGGTGTTGAAAAATTTATGTCTTAATAATTATCTGAATATTGTAATTTTCTTTTATTTAACTTGCTGGTAAATATTATTAAATTAGTATTTTAAAATACTTTGTCAAGAGATTCTCTCATTTAAACTTCTGTTGTAAACTTTTAAATAGCATCTGAAAATGTTAAGTTTATAGAATGTATTTTTTAATAGTCATTAGGTAATGAGTCAAAACAGCATACTTTGGGTTACATTTATAATATATATCTTAATTATATTTGGTATAGGGATATATTCATACTTTCAAACAAAAAAAGTTTCTGATTATATGTTGGGAGGTAGGTCTTTAGGTGCACCAATAGCAGCGCTAGGCGCTGGTGCTTCTGATATGGGATCTTGGTTACTGTTAGCTCTACCAGGAGCATTTATGGTTTCTGGGTTTAATCAAATATGGTTACCGTTAGGTTTATCATTAGGAGCTTTTGTTAACTGGAGCGTTATCGCTAGAAGGTTACGTATTTATACAGAAATTGCTAAGGATTCGATAACTATTCCTGCATATTTTGAAAATAGATTTCATGATGATAGGGGTATAATAAGATCATTAACGGCAGTAGTAGTTGTTATTTTCTTTACAATATATACAGGAGCAGGATTTGTTTCTGGAGGAGTATTGTTTAGTTCAATGTTTGGTATCTCTTATC encodes:
- the lpxF gene encoding lipid A 4'-phosphatase LpxF → MARFHIILGFVVCFFAWIFFLIFPHLDIQIANYFYDSSMHQFIGGYDGFLGFLHWFARFFPIFFSIGVILFLIGSLFIDKFKIKYRKAIFFIAVCLWIGPGLIVNYVFKDHWGRPRPVMVQEFNSDKVFQPPFVISSQCDKNCSFVSGDPSMGFWLFAFMPLVATRRKKAIVFAATIFAGGGLGLMRIAQGGHFFSDVVFCGIFVYICTWIVYTIMYREK
- a CDS encoding amino acid permease codes for the protein MSQKLKRGLHTRHMSMIALGGCIGTGLFVALGGAIVDAGPGGTVLAYIIIAVMVYFLMASLGEMAAHSPVSGTFCEYATRYVDPALGFSTGWSYWFNWAITVATEVIAAAIIIQYWFPGSSILLWSAFFFVLVFALNIFSVKVYGEVEYWLSFIKVSTVIIFIIVGFLSILGMIGNHGSVGFENWCIGDAPFHNGWWGFISVFMIAGFSFQGSELIGVAAGEAKDPDTSIPKAIKQTFWRLFIFYILAVVIISFLIPYNNPSLIQSRAGDDISVSPFTIVFESVGLSSAATIMNVIILTAIISACNASMYSATRVLWHLGKIKQAPQFFATTNSKGMPMIALLITALIGSSFFFVSFVGSGQIFTWLVNVSSLAGFIAWFTIALSHYRFRRAYIKQGKSLSDLPFVAKFFPWAPIIALILVSVVIVGQGVTMLTMEGRSWSSVIIEFLSTYVGFFAFVILYFAYKFIKKTKLIKLEDCDLSGE
- a CDS encoding alpha/beta hydrolase, whose amino-acid sequence is MNTFFIQGKAGRIEAAYDKVKDVSQEVVAVVCHPHPLYQGSMHNKVVTTISRAMKTLDIESYRFNYRGVGDSQGEYGEGDGELEDLISVCDWIRENTNFKKIILCGFSFGGVIAYMSLNKIDDVVGLITIAPAVDRFDLTKFDEPKNLPWLVIQGIDDDTVNPNSVFDFTLKTVKSELTLVKMTEVGHFFHGKLIQLKDEIEKFLIPIVDKL
- the glpX gene encoding class II fructose-bisphosphatase, producing the protein MNRNVALEAVRVTELAALASWSQMGRGDKIAADQAAVDAMRKALSEVAIDGTVVIGEGELDEAPMLYIGEKVGSGGCEVDIALDPLEGTTITSKGGPNALTVLAVADKGGFLNAPDVYMQKIAVGGIGAPKGIVDLDDSVTENLRRVAEFKGVYMSALVVCTMDRPRHAHIIKEARESGARVVLIDDGDVSGVISTATEGSGIDVFIGTGGAPEGVLSAAALKCLGGQMQARLEFNSDEEIQRAHRLGITDLDKKYDIDDLASGDIVFAATGVTDGNMLRGVKRVNSTRRGSYAVTHSVVMRSTTKTVRHITAEHSFDFKDGVEKFMS